From a single Nitrospiraceae bacterium genomic region:
- a CDS encoding type II secretion system protein N codes for MARRHIISDELRKRLLLTAFVSAGTFLLAHAVNGVVAYSLVQPVDQLHTMEPAIQSGPDSHASQRTRQALVQEILSRGLFPLPPAPKETGSPGSVTAPSAPPLDVAAKVSLIGIVRGVQGSERAIIEDLTSKKQRLYRVSQHIQDVGELAAIEKDRVLFREGEQEEWLELAIVKQRAAMVPFPRESQPIPEVIPLRSLLQNPPSRRTVDRAQLIDLTAKPEAYLTEARFLPHFSGSGQSDGFRVDGIRQVGVLEKAGFQNGDVLAGINGVEIRDPGRLWEMFKQLQQERTVQFNVVRQSQPMTLVVDIRG; via the coding sequence CTGCTTCTGACGGCTTTTGTGAGCGCGGGGACATTCTTGTTAGCCCATGCTGTCAATGGAGTTGTGGCGTATTCCCTTGTTCAGCCGGTTGATCAGCTCCATACGATGGAGCCGGCCATTCAGTCGGGGCCGGATTCTCATGCGTCGCAGAGAACCAGACAAGCTCTTGTCCAGGAAATTCTCTCGCGCGGGCTATTTCCCCTTCCCCCGGCCCCAAAGGAAACTGGTTCGCCGGGGTCTGTTACTGCTCCTTCTGCGCCTCCATTGGATGTTGCAGCAAAAGTCAGCTTGATCGGCATTGTCAGAGGAGTACAGGGCAGCGAGCGTGCAATCATTGAAGACCTGACGAGCAAGAAACAACGGCTCTATCGAGTATCACAACATATCCAGGATGTGGGTGAGCTGGCAGCCATTGAAAAGGATCGGGTGTTGTTTCGTGAGGGGGAGCAGGAAGAGTGGCTCGAACTCGCGATTGTGAAACAGAGAGCTGCGATGGTGCCCTTTCCTCGAGAGTCTCAGCCGATACCGGAGGTGATACCTCTTCGATCTTTGCTCCAGAACCCACCTTCCCGCCGAACTGTTGATCGTGCTCAACTGATCGATCTGACGGCGAAACCCGAAGCGTACCTGACGGAAGCGAGGTTTCTACCGCATTTCAGCGGGAGCGGCCAGTCTGACGGCTTTCGGGTGGATGGCATTCGTCAGGTCGGGGTGCTCGAGAAGGCAGGGTTCCAGAATGGAGATGTGCTGGCAGGCATCAATGGGGTCGAGATTCGCGATCCCGGGAGATTGTGGGAGATGTTCAAACAACTTCAGCAGGAGCGGACCGTTCAATTCAATGTGGTTCGCCAGAGTCAACCCATGACTCTGGTCGTAGACATCCGCGGATGA